A region from the Triticum aestivum cultivar Chinese Spring chromosome 3D, IWGSC CS RefSeq v2.1, whole genome shotgun sequence genome encodes:
- the LOC123079841 gene encoding uncharacterized protein, producing MPQVDLESLVCGGAGAGAGDRKVSCETVIAGGDSGDASPPRRVPPPPDHDFPPESITIRIGDDAAFSELNPIYERDDSTKGSTNPKSSAAAGGACNPVPLKARSNSARVAGGPAAATATFFGLPARIRPAFTRRQPSQGRILPDKRSGGTGEEPRSPKVSCIGKVLSDRERCGRRRQRRWWRGVAAVFRCGGGCASRGVGGGAGKKMALEESEYDEEEKEASVAAMRKFKSGRRAATWGEEALAAAAAEAFSGERAGDEEKKHESHETEHWARLPVS from the coding sequence ATGCCGCAGGTCGACCTGGAGAGCCTGGtgtgcggcggcgcgggcgcgggcgccgggGACAGGAAGGTGTCGTGCGAGACGGTCATCGCGGGCGGGGACAGCGGGGACGCCTCGCCCCCGCggcgcgtgccgccgccgccggaccacgACTTCCCGCCGGAGTCGATAACCATCCGCATCGGCGACGACGCGGCCTTCTCGGAGCTGAACCCGATATACGAGCGGGACGACTCCACCAAGGGCAGCACCAACCCCaagtcgtcggcggcggcgggcggcgcctgCAACCCCGTCCCGCTCAAGGCGCGCTCCAACTCCGCGCGCGTCGCGGGCGGCCctgccgcggccaccgccacctTCTTCGGCCTCCCGGCCAGGATCCGGCCGGCCTTCACCCGGCGCCAGCCGTCGCAGGGCCGGATCTTGCCCGACAAGCGCTCTGGCGGCACCGGCGAGGAGCCACGGTCGCCCAAGGTGTCCTGCATTGGGAAGGTGCTGTCCGACCGGGagaggtgcgggcggcggcgccagCGCAGGTGGTGGCGCGGGGTGGCGGCCGTGTTCCGGTGCGGCGGCGGCTGCGCCTCccgaggcgtcggcggcggcgcgggcaagaAGATGGCGCTGGAGGAGAGCGAAtacgacgaggaggagaaggaggcgagcGTCGCGGCAATGCGGAAGTTCAAGTCCGGGAGGAGAGCCGCCACGTGGGGAGAGGAGGcgctggcagcggcggcggcggaggccttctCCGGCGAGCGGGCGGGGGATGAGGAGAAGAAGCACGAGAGCCACGAGACCGAGCACTGGGCCCGACTGCCGGTAAGTTAG